A section of the Pseudomonas sp. Q1-7 genome encodes:
- a CDS encoding BON domain-containing protein, translated as MHGQFCKLILAASIAMAMGNVAASESQSNTDTRQETQIWTTYALSPDLRANDLKVLVKNGKATLSGVVADEVHKELATDIALAVSGVDLVDNQIVVMSDYVPSEPKPGMDRSYGVMVDDASITAAIRSKLRWSKQADGMTTSVKTRSGRVTLTGNADSQTDKQIAGRLASNTDGVLVVDNQLVVDALKPAPVEAAKGAVEQAQDDVADGWITTKVKSTLMYSSNVSGSAISVSTNGGIVTLSGLVANGVERDLAIELAQNVHGVKSVRSSELRY; from the coding sequence ATGCATGGACAATTCTGCAAGCTGATCCTCGCAGCCAGTATCGCCATGGCGATGGGCAATGTGGCTGCCTCAGAGTCGCAGAGCAACACCGACACTCGCCAAGAAACCCAGATCTGGACGACTTATGCGCTGAGTCCCGATCTGCGGGCCAACGATCTCAAGGTATTGGTAAAAAACGGAAAGGCCACCCTGAGCGGCGTCGTCGCGGATGAGGTCCACAAAGAACTGGCCACAGACATCGCGCTGGCTGTCAGCGGAGTCGACTTGGTGGACAACCAGATAGTGGTTATGTCCGACTACGTCCCGTCAGAGCCGAAGCCGGGTATGGACCGGAGCTATGGGGTCATGGTTGACGATGCCTCGATCACCGCCGCGATCAGGTCGAAGCTGCGATGGAGCAAACAAGCCGATGGCATGACCACGAGCGTTAAGACCCGCTCGGGCAGGGTAACGCTGACCGGCAATGCCGATAGCCAGACAGACAAGCAAATTGCCGGTCGTCTGGCCTCGAACACCGATGGTGTGTTGGTGGTGGACAACCAACTCGTGGTCGATGCCCTGAAGCCGGCGCCTGTCGAGGCCGCCAAGGGTGCCGTGGAGCAGGCGCAGGACGATGTCGCCGATGGCTGGATCACGACCAAGGTGAAGTCCACATTAATGTACTCGAGCAACGTCAGCGGTTCCGCTATCTCAGTGAGCACCAACGGCGGCATCGTTACCCTGAGTGGTCTCGTCGCCAATGGTGTCGAGCGAGACTTGGCAATCGAACTGGCGCAGAACGTGCATGGTGTGAAGAGCGTCCGCTCAAGCGAACTTCGCTATTGA
- a CDS encoding MerR family transcriptional regulator, with product MACRCSLATASISLWVASASAYALSTRIIRYYERIALIPRPVRSRAGYRVYAEQDVQQLHFIHHA from the coding sequence ATGGCTTGCCGCTGCTCATTGGCGACAGCGAGCATCTCCCTGTGGGTTGCATCCGCTTCGGCATACGCCTTGTCCACAAGGATCATCCGGTATTACGAGCGCATTGCCTTGATTCCTCGTCCAGTACGGTCCAGAGCCGGGTATCGGGTCTATGCAGAGCAGGACGTCCAACAGCTACATTTCATCCACCACGCCTGA